One Eurosta solidaginis isolate ZX-2024a chromosome 1, ASM4086904v1, whole genome shotgun sequence genomic window, GTATAAATTAAACATAAGCGGGGATACGACACCACCATCAACCCCACCACCTGTTTACCGGTTTTGTTCCTGTAAAGTCAAAGGGGAAGGTGTGGACCTTCTATGTGTTCGAGTAGCATGTCGTGGTtcactgtatcaaaagctttggacaggtcaagtgccacgagcaccatcCTATGCTGCGGTTTTTCCTGGTTCAGTCCGTAACTTAACTGAGTGTTTATGGCGTTTAACGCGGGTAGTGTTATGCTTTTTGAGGAAGTAATATTTATGGGTGGCTTTGCAAAGACTGACGAAAAGAGTGAGAacggtcgatatgactcgccttcgtttgctggtttcccaggctttagtggtGGAAATATCCTATCaattttccattgttcgggaacGGCTAAGGACCTCAGCGAGAGGTTGAAAACGTGCGTtatgttgtttattttttcagcGCGAAGGTTTTTTGCACGGGTATGACTATTTCGcctgggcctattgatttagagggcttggccttgtggaggtgatggtaatgggtgagTCTTGTTTTTGTTAATGCGTCCGTCTGCTTGCACGACGTCTATAACCTTGCCTACAGAAAGATGCATTACTAAATGCCCACAGAAAACGCTTGCGCATTgctaaaggcgatggaaactttatcattttattttatgggggatgtagatgttggtgatttctaggtttgcatcgcctgaccggacagataggccatgacgttctaagacactgtctttGCAGTCGATGTCGGAATCAAACAGATGATATTGCGCAGAGTGGTGTATGACAAACgcaaggccgcctccatttccgctctcgcgatcttttctgtggacattatacacaagacaggtctgcaatgcagatcttgctgttagtttagtctcttgaatcgcagcaatgcagatgttgtaccgcttcatgaaatcgactatctcagtGATCTTCACAGTTATCTATTACAGTTTAACGGCAGAATTCTGAAGGGCAGCGGGGGAGGCGTCAGCAcgctaggggtaagtgacgggtgactacgcctgagttgtggtAGGTGAGGACGCTGTTGTTGCCCTGGGAcaggacgtccttgggtaagcattggagtacccggtgtagtttagaagcatttatttaatttttaattttatttcaatcgcGAAACTATGCATTGCTATGTTACCGATTACTATCAGAATTAGACCGTAAGTAGTATATTATTGAacaatttcagttttttttttgtgcctaAAATCGGCTTGGTATAAAATGTTCAGTTTCCCCCAACTTAGACTTCCTGACCTTATTTTAATTCATCTGTAGCTTTCATTATGTGTTTGTTTctgttttatttgtaaattttactaattttttcttttaattttcttatttgcAGTTCATTTATGGGTCAATTATAAAGGACATACAccacattttcaatttttattacaaatattattatattagccattattatatttgttattttattcttatcattattattaataatattactagttttattttcattattataatcatagttatttttatcttttttatataactattagctatttatcaTTAAAACAAACATGAATAGGAAAACATTTAACAAACTTTTGAGGAAGGAGAAGGCAGTTTATGATGAAACTGTAAACAAGTTTCGTAGGCTCAACGACTCTTCTAGAGTAGTTAGTGATGATATACCATCAACTAGTAGGGAAGCACATATAGGCCTTAACGAATCTTCCAAAGTAGGCAGTGATGATATACCATCTACTAGCAGGGATACTTTTATTCTCAGAGTAGCAAGCGATGATGAGCCACTTCCCAATGCGGAGCCCACTACTTTTGACTTAAATATTGACGAAGAATATATCGATAGCGATAGCGACAGTGAGAGGTTTTTATTTGACGACGATGAGTTGGTAGAAAGTTTGGAGGAGACATTAAGCCTCACAGACAGAATACGATCAGCGTTGAAAGGTTGGGCGATCCGGCAAAAAACAACTCAAATCAGCCTTACCGACCTTCTACGTTCCTTGGAGGGCGCCGGACTCAAAGGACTACCGTTAGATGCTCGAACAGTTATAGGAACAAGTAGGGAAGCAGTTTATATTAGACCTTTTCCCGAGGGGGAGCTATTGTATTTGGGAATACAGTACAATTTCGCATTTGaagaatttaattttttacaaGACTTGGAACGGATTTCCATAGATGTAGGCATAGACGTACTGgaaattttcaaaagttctaATAGGGCATTATGGCCAATTTTAGGTCACGTAGTAGAGTTTCCCAAATCAAAGCCCTTTTTCATGGCTTGCTACTCAGGAATGAGTAAGCCGCCGGACGTAAATAGTTTTTTATTGGAATTTTGCGCAGAAGTAAATAATTTACGTCAGAACGGAGTAAAGGTAGGATCCGCTgaagttttaaaataatttgataTAAGGCTTTTCACTTGCGATTCACCAGCACGATCTTTTGTAACTGGTGTCAAGTCGCACACGGGGGCAAGAAGCTGCCCTAAATGTGAACAAGTAGGTCAGAGGTTCGGAGCTAGGATGAGCTTTTCTCAAGTTGTAGCAGAACCCAGAACAGATATTTCTTTTAAGAATAGAGTAGATATGCAACATCATTTAGATCAATTTAGGGATAATGAAAATGTGTTAGAATCCGTAAATATTGACATGGTTTCTCAGTTCCCTTTAGAACCTATGCATTTAGCGGACTTAGGAGTAATGAAGAAACTACTTGAAAAGCTTGTAACAAGAGGGAACGTAACAAGAATGAATGTAAAATTGAAGTTCCTCAACAGTTACGTTCCCTCTGAATTCCCTAGACGCAGCCGAGttttagattaaataaaaaaatggaagTCAACAGAATACCGCCAATTTTTATTGTATTCAGGCTTGTTCGTTTTAAAAGACTGCATTCCAGACAACCTGTATTCTCACTTTTTGCTATTACATTGCGGTATTAGACTTCTCTCTTGTGAGAAGTCTTGTAGAGTAGAATCCAATGTCGCGAATGAAATGTTAGAAGAATTTGTTAGAGTGTTTGCTGAATTATACGGTGCGGATTTTGTTAGTTTTAATGTTCACGGGCTTTTACATTTAACTGATTGCGTTAAACAGTTCGGTCCACTAGATAACTTTTCAGCATATAAATTCGAAAATTATATGCAATATattaagaaaatgattaataGTCCAAATAATATACTGCAGCAATTATTTTTAAGAATTGAAGAAAGGCGCAATTTTACGGATTTCAGCAAAATTTCAAGTATGGATAAATTTGTTATAAGTTCTACCAAAGACAGGGATAGTTTTTTTTATAGCAGTAAAATGGGTTACCTAAAAATAGTCAACCAACAGAGCGAAGGAAACACTTTTAATGTTGTAATTTTGACACAAGTTGCAGACGTTTTTAGAGAGCCCATTGTTTCCTCATCTGGATTAGGTATTTTAGTAGGTCAGATTATAGATGAGAGCATTTATAGCATAAGTAAGGAAGACCTAGACTTTAAGTATTTTGCAATCCCAGTaggtaataaatttattttaatgccattattacataatctattttataatttttcataggTCAAATATGGATTCAAATTTTGTCGAGGAAGAGGAGCCGGGAACCAGTCAGGCATAtggtaatgcaatttttttattcttagttCTGCCTATCATAATGATTATTCTCATTAAATTCTTTATAATTGTATGCTTCTTGTTTTTTAGTATCACGACGCTTTAAAACTTCCCAAACATTTTACGAACGTGCTGCCACCCAACCACTGGCTGAAAAGAGTGACTTTGAAGAGGTCACTCAAATGGAACGCCTTTTGGCTGCAGTTTCAAGGATAGAGACCCGGCAGGAAGAAATGTTGAAACGACTAGCCGCTTTAGAAAAAGTGATTGCCGACAAGGTgggtttttttaataaattcagtCCATAGAGTGGTAGTGCTGGCATTAATTCACAACCAATTGATAAATCTTTGGTGTTTGATTTAATGCTTTGGTCTACCGCTATCCTGATTTGTCCATAAGTCAAATTTTAGTTTAATGAAACTCAACTTAAATTTTAGATGCCCGAACGTGCAGAGGTGCAGACTCAAGGCCAAGTTCTGCGTGAGGTTAAGGTGCTTTCCGCCAAAACGCAAAGAAGCATCGGCCGTATCTCCGGAGACGTGTGCAGCGAGGAACAAACCTTTTTACAAAGTTTGCTCCCTATGTCATCAgaagaaactttgctgaaggtgGAAGAGTGCTTTACCAATAAGGCTCACGCTGATGCTATGGTATGCCCCTATTTTTACTAGatctaatatataaataaagcactctacaattgaatatatatatatatatatatatatatatatatatatatatatatatatatataatcttaTAATTTTATAGTCGGCCATCATTTTTCGGCTAAAAGGCACAAAAGGCTCAATCGAGAGTGTCATGCAGTCACTCTTTACTGACGAGTTGGCGTGGGAGTATAACTGCTACGGCGGATTAGGGAAGAAATCCTTTACAAGTCTAAAGGTCGTAGATATGGTTCTGGGTAGGTATCAACATATTTGAAATTAGTAATTTTTTGTCGCTAAATATTAATATTTGCTTTTTTAATAATCAATAGGGGCATTCGCAAGTATACATAGTGATAAGATTTTAGCTATTAGGCATTATGTACTTTTAAGTCGCAATAGATTTAAGCATGTcagacgaaaaaaaaatttggggttaaATTGCTGACtactatttaatttttaatgcatAGCAATTTTTTGTGTAATAACAGCGACTATCGCATTCACTATGGCGTAAATGAGAGTAAAATATACAAAGTGTTAAATGAAATCACCTGCTGAACTGACGACAAATGAATTAAAGTGGCGATAGTTGCTGTTAttagacaaaaatattttttattctttaacTGTGTAAATAACTTCCTAATATTTCTTTACTTTATATTATTTACTTTAAGATTAGTATAGTTAACTAACAATAAGTTGTGAAATCcactttttctttttatactttggtttgttttttttttttttcaaacttccgATTCCGAATATTACGTtaaattatttataatataataaatagtcAAGTCCACCATTTATGATAATATTGTTCTTTTGTTAATAACCTCCAATTCCCAATACCGATTTACATAGAACGTTTTGTAGCATCCCTCGCTTTCTTCGATATAAATTTTGCTGTACAAAGTTCGTTGAATATTGAATTATGATCAACTTATGCCAAGTCCAAGCGAAGCATGCGACAAAGCGTTCTATTTGAATTCTCATCAGAACTCCTTTCCTATGTTAAACACTTTTCTTACTTATAAATACCCAATACAAAGTCAGTGGATAATATATTTGAACAAATTTCATAAGTTTTTTTCGAGCTTAACTATGTCTatagttttatatatttattttttaaaaacttgcaACTGTTCTTAAATTATTAAAACTAAATTTTGAAAGTAAaagtatttagtttttatttttttttattttattaaattttatattattaaatttaattgaaagaaTGATATCTAATCTATATTTTAAATAAGAaacatatttatttgaattttaaatgaaaagcaAAACGTAACACTAGTCAAtagaaaaatgaaatgtattaatagaTAAATGTATTTTAACATAATGAATGAAGTAAaacgaatttttgtaaatattttttaatgtaaatatctaaaatatgcatatatctaAATTATTCATACTTAAAATGAATTTGTTGTATTTTTAAGTTGAACtatattttaaataagaaaaatatttatttggatTTTAAATGAAAAGCAAAACGTAACACTAGTCAAtagaaaaatgaaatgtattaatacaTAAATGTATTTTAACATAATGAATGAACTGAaacgaatttttgtaaatattttttaatgtaaatatgcAAAATATGCATTTATCTAAATTATTCATACTTACTTAAAATGAATTTGCTGTATTTTTAAGTTGAAAATCGTAATTTCTCAATAAAAACACAGAatgaaaaattttggacattttttggggggtttttggttattttgtggggtttttgcaattttttaggtATTTTCAATTCGCATTATGGATTAATTTATCATTGGGCTGGCAACTCTggagcgcctaaaagtatgcaacctTTTTAAAATTACATTGTGAGAGCAGTTCAGCTATTCACTTTTGATATGATGGTTCTGAATGAGTGCGACAGAGATGGAAgatcacacgtacacgaaatatcccatttcaccatggataatatcggcgcctcgccgaacaaaatgatccaacttattatccaattttttggATAGCGTCAGTATACGATTACCCGAATTTTTATCCACTCATGGTTAGCAGGGTAGGTTCACTTTgctacatatctatgtatgtatgtgtgtgtgcgaaTGGCTTACCTTTCTTTGTATAGGTCACTCAATCgctaaaatatagtttctaataGTGGACTGTATTTAAGAATCTGTTAATTAATATTATCTTGTTaataagaaaaaatgttcaaggttgcTTGAACATACTGCCAAGGCCAAAAATATTGTAAGTTAAACGATTAATATTATGGACAAGTATCCGCTatgattttttatatttaaactagcagacccggcagacgttgttctgccctgaatttgatctatctgcatacattttaataagctttttccgtctaactctgccctacccctatacactttttcctaatccttttattcactcctccctccgtctttttcgcttcatctatctcaatcttcgtctcattctatctctttctcagtctccttctctcttttctcttctctcaagtttttctctttcttctttatctcttattgccagtcccagagggtggtatgtattttgttccagtcccattccgattctcagtcccagtctcactacgactctcagtctcagtcccagtcctagccctaatcccagtcccagtccgtctctggtatacttaacggaaaaaagcatcgtaaatactaatataggcaaatttatatacgaaatttcaggcaaatagaataggacgtatgtaaatacgtatgtgggtattattaattattccctttatttcggcttcgcatgcatatttatcagttttgccaggttgatgcgactaaatcgaatatcgcaatgaactttagagctctcagcaacagctttcatttgatatccataatacacacacattctaggggtatccgggtccatgttttggcctagatttcgagaccctagtcacacagcggtgtaaaacttactctgtattatagcacacatcaacagcttcaatttgatacccataatataaaaacacattctaggtatatccgggtccatgttttgacctatatcttgagaccgtagtcacccagcggtgtaaaacttactctgtactaaagcatacatcaacagcttcaatttggtacccttaaTGTAAAACCCCACtctctaggtgtatccgggtccacgttttgggctatatctcgagaccctagcctcccagttgtatgaaaattatcctgtactatagcactcaccaacggctttcatttgatatccatattatataaacacattctaggggtacgcgggtccacgttttggactatatctcgagaccctagcctcccagttgtatgaaaattatcctgtactatagcactcagcaacagctttcatttgatatccatattgtattaacacattctaggggtacccgggtccacgttttgatctcaagaccctaggcacgcagcgaaaaaaggtagactttggccgattctcagacctacccaatatgctcacaaaatttcatgagagtcggttcagccgtttcggaggagttaagcctctaaaaccgtgacagaagaattttatatattagattacttAATTCCAGAGCTGTTGAAGACtgaaatcatttgctttttgaaattaaagcttttctacaatcagtatttcaaaattttttcttcatacgagaattatgctttaaattttttaattctgcAATCATGCTGAGAAATAAGGATTTCATTCAGCACCGCATGCAATTAAAAAGAATGTTAAATCAAACTGCAGAAATAAATATACTGAAATCAATGAGTGTACtcaggtgatttcacatttttggtgtgtgaagtcatgcattcagtaccattcacttgctacaaaaatgctcaaatactccttaaaatagtacgaaaaaatttaagttcctttttatgaatgttgaaatttaaaaatgtattaaaaaaatgtttatgacaCTCTTCAGGATAAGAATATTTGAAACAACATGGGCAATTGCGTTAAACATGGCAATTTGAAAAAGCGCAatgtaaaacagaaaaaaagtatATTTTTGGCAGGTTGAACATTCATATCTTTCATAATAACTCCTGAATGTTTATGACATTCTTCAAACATTAATTTGcagcttgttttttgtttaacaaaCATTAGAGACGGGCATTTCGGAAAATATTTGAACTTTGGCCGATCTATTGTCGGCCACTttgcatacacatgtatatacaatCCTATCGTCAACTGCAGTAACAGAATACGAGAAAACCACATTGGCGGTAGAATGCTAAAATACCTCCATGAACGTTGGTAGAGGTGTCAAAATTCGAAGTCGAATTTTTCTTACTTATTTGCAAAAAACAAACATTcttgcattttttaagatttttttgtacaTGCCAGGGACCCAACCAGTtatgaattttataataaaatactaaaaaaagctttttttattataaatatgtttGTTACAAAGTTACAGGATACccctgacttttattttttattccgatGAAGTCAGTTAAAACACTACAAATATTTTACACCtctataaacaaaatttgtatcatcattatttattatattcccAAGATATCCAGAatagaaatacatatatacatagtttGTATAAAGTAAAAACTTACCCAATCCAATAGCACTTAAATTATTAATGGAATAGAACCCCACACGcaaatttttatgtatatgtatatttatatctcTGAAGGCAATGATGCGAGGGTAATAATACCTGGCAGCTAGATGAAAAACATCACTACTActtataacattttagaaaaacagGCGGGATTGGGAAAGGGGATGTGGCACTTCCCCTAAAGGATGTATTTCCATATCGCTTAAATCCCTGGACCGCTAATACAAATTACTGAAACTTCGAATAGCTGCTAATCTTGTTATTGCTGAAGTGTTAACTAAATCCAACTGAATTTTTTACATCCTTAACCAGTGAAGGGACATCACTGGAATTTAATGCATTTGCTTTTGTTGCTAATATTTCACTTTTAGGAAAGGTGGGAAACCTTGCAAATGGAAATGTGTACCCACAGAACTCTATCATAGTGTCTTGAATGTATTTATAAATACGCGCACTGTTGTGCGAACACTTTCGAGAGAAAAGACAGTTTGTGAAGAAATCCATCTAAAAGGACTTACTCAACTAATAGAGAATTTGAAAAAGAATGcttcaataaaattaattgattGAAATGAATTTTAAAGGTACTTTCTATTTGGAACAAAGCTTCAATACAACatcaaaattattatttcattattgctttattggaaGGCTTTTAGATACAAAAATATAGTCGGTTTTCTTGGAGTTTCGGATTTCATAGTTAATGTTAcaacattttcatttaaaaattcatTATATAATTAATGAAGTTCATAAAAGCACCAAGAAAATGCAAATTATTATTTCTGCAAAGTTTGCGACACAAGATAGTAtggctttttaaaaaatttaaacatatttggttgggtgaaatatttttgaaaatttgagaatgcattttattttgattatattcGAAGTGCTTTCTCTTTTAACTATTTTTGGTAAAAacgttatatttaaaaagttaaattgtGGTTCCATTAAACTTTTGTGTAAAATTGGTGTTACTGTGATTTTAGGTGTACTTGAAAACTCAATAACGTAGGAGATTTAAGAATAAGGTTAGCTCTCAAATGAATTCTAAATTAACATTGATAAAAATGCTTATTGTattttcaaataattaaaaatttttatatttaatttttgttttgtttttgacaGTAAAAAAACATGAGTGTTCTCCTGCTATCACAGAGTAGCAAATTTgacaaatatgaaaaataaaaaacagcttGTAGTATATCAAAATGGTGGAAGGTGGAACTTTGTAACTTGTAATCATCGATAGTATTGACGgtttattttttgtttagaaACTATCGAAGAACATAGATTAATCAAAATTACCAAAAAATgtcccttcctccaagtctcaaaaggtgcaccgcaaattatctggtagGTAAGTATCGGTGCAACATCGAACAcaacatctaaaccaagaagaattaaacaacaaACTTCTACATATAAAAGCtcctttcgccaccagaaggagtatGGCTACAGATCTCGGCCCAaccatcgatgagctatgtaataaaataagcaactacctccctgatctctccagttgtttcgccTCGCGAAGCCTGACATTGTCACAatccaaatcatcggtgaccttatttacaagatGGACACGGCAAATATCGACCGTATTGGACATCCCCGCAGATGGCGTCACGCTACCGACAGTCTTACACCCGAAATTACtgagtgtgacgttcgatcaggatcgcGTAAATGCATCCGCAATTGTGCCTTAATTCAAGTCCTCAAATCtattgccggcagcacttggggtagggATAAAGAGacactcattaccacttacaaaggagTTTACCGCCCGCTTGCATTCTACGCCTCCCCGATACGGTCGCCAAGCGTAAAAGATACTCAGTTGAAGAatatacaggcctgtcaaaacactgtTTTCAGAGTCGTTGTTAgggagagaaacgaaatgctgaatAAACAGTGTCTGCTGAAtaccagaaacctgggcaacccAACAGACAACGGATTAAAGCAGCCTCGCCTTTCAGGGGTTTAAGAAATCATCTCCGCAaatattatgaggaaatatggcacctgagaactcagacaTATatatagaagaaaaacataaacaggTCCTCGGAGATATctacaaaaaggcgtcggacctctatgccagaaatTTCCCGGCCAACCCCTTTCTTAAAGATAAATATCCTGAAGTCTCAGAAGAGGAAAACAATCTCGCTGGGGAGACGCGCGCCACTctatctcaacttcgatctggatactgtaacaggttaaactcttacctattcagaatcaaccgcgacatccaaaatgtatgtcctgcctgCAACCTGTTCCCACATGAAACCAAGattctctttaattgcaatgtggaaccaacgcctctaacacacctttTCACTatatccatccctgttgaaactgcaggtttcctaggactcccgttaaaggatattaATGACGATTTTTGAGTGGTCGCAcctgttggatggggcgaagcactgctacaacacaaCATCGATGGTTTTGTGTATCACAAATTCATTCAAGCGGCAATTTTTACACATGATGTATGTTAACACGAACAAAAATAAATACGAATTTCTTTATAATTAATAACGAATGACGGTTAGCTAAAGTGGTCCCTTGAGTAGCTTATTATAAAATCTACAACAGTAATAAAATGTATTGGAGGACGAAAATAGACGAATGACGTTGTTAATCGGTCACtccaataaacattttttgtaagtcataaattaaactaaaattttcgcTTTCTCTTCGATTCATAAAATTAAACACATGTGTAATTCAcggtattaaaaatataattatgttgacataaacatatatatagtGGGTCCTCAGAGTTATTCCACATCCAATGTAGCACACTCCAAAACTTTCATTTTATGTATCGTATCACCCCGAATTTGTTTAGACTTTGTTCTATAATGAAACACTGTGCATTGCTTCTTGACATCTACCGCttcgaatttttaaatgtttttttctacactttcacTGCAAGAACACCATTGAAATGCGCTTTATAAAATACACATTTTATGTGGCAATTGATTTCCATTAACGTCCTTAAAAAATAATGCTTAATTTAGTAGAAATCAGTAAAGaactttattaaaatacaaaatgtcaaaacaataagTCAGACTCACCGTAGTTTTTGAATACGGAAGCCAATTTTGGACCTTATgactaaatattattttgttgtaggtaatattatattccaatttagttttttgaatattttgactCTGGAATTCGTATGTCTGATTTCTTCCAATCGGAATTAAAGCACATTTTATTGAGTTTAATTTATTTGAACCAAAATCCaccgaataaaactttttagaatcaaacatAATGTTTTCAATCAATGTCACTTACAACTATTTTGACAACTTCAAACCAATCACAGGTACGTTAACCATCAAAAgtacgaaagtatcaaccctgaaaacgaaaatttcaatggaactgaatgaaaaggtgattgcagtcaacaaattttgcaatcactcgtGAGTGGGAGTGCTCTCGATGCACTCACAATCAAGCTGAATGCTTTTTTTCCAGTCATGCAAtcactaacggaatttttgaatggaaaacatgaaatcgcattcaaacttggcttatatatttgaattcaactaatcatatttgtaaattgaatcagtcttgatttataa contains:
- the LOC137238658 gene encoding uncharacterized protein; amino-acid sequence: MDSNFVEEEEPGTSQAYVSRRFKTSQTFYERAATQPLAEKSDFEEVTQMERLLAAVSRIETRQEEMLKRLAALEKVIADKMPERAEVQTQGQVLREVKVLSAKTQRSIGRISGDVCSEEQTFLQSLLPMSSEETLLKVEECFTNKAHADAMSAIIFRLKGTKGSIESVMQSLFTDELAWEYNCYGGLGKKSFTSLKVVDMVLGAFASIHSDKILAIRHYVLLSRNRFKHVRRKKNLGLNC